A window of Pseudodesulfovibrio hydrargyri contains these coding sequences:
- a CDS encoding UDP-N-acetylmuramoyl-tripeptide--D-alanyl-D-alanine ligase produces MNLTLAEVARCLGTLADEGFEKTVVTEVKTDSRTVEPGDLFFCIAGENFDGHEFARQAAASGACAVVASRMIGEVDAPIIMVRDTKVALGRLAACWRDTCGARLVAVTGTAGKTSVKEMLHAVASQRFATAKNYRNFNNQIGLPLSMLKASADQELWIMELGISRRGDMEELAPVASPDLAVITNVGPGHLEGLGDEAGVASAKTALLRYLRQNGQAVICRDYPLLWNAALELVDAPVGFSGRDGADTDFSAVFLGSTPDGQGRFRLRTPDGDGEITAPFRGAHYAENLACVAAAAHCLGLSRDDVVKGVQTMATDPQRFCCKIGKGVTVIDDTYNANPLSMAQSVRTAREMAGESPLVLVLGDMRELGKEAMALHEELGRVLREVAPAMVFYKGEHFLDVERGFGGYMREAGKPEEFLEAWRELCLTEGVVLVKGSRSLKMELLANVLCRELNALPQGGGL; encoded by the coding sequence GTGAACCTGACCCTGGCTGAAGTCGCACGCTGCCTCGGCACCCTGGCCGACGAAGGGTTCGAGAAGACCGTGGTCACCGAGGTGAAGACGGACTCCCGCACCGTGGAGCCCGGCGACCTTTTCTTCTGCATCGCGGGCGAGAATTTCGACGGCCACGAATTCGCACGGCAGGCCGCCGCGAGCGGGGCCTGCGCCGTGGTCGCCTCGCGCATGATCGGCGAGGTGGACGCGCCGATCATCATGGTCCGCGACACCAAGGTCGCCCTGGGCAGGCTGGCCGCCTGCTGGCGCGACACCTGCGGGGCCAGGCTCGTGGCCGTGACCGGCACGGCGGGCAAGACCTCGGTCAAGGAGATGCTCCACGCCGTGGCTTCCCAGCGCTTCGCGACGGCCAAGAACTACCGCAATTTCAACAACCAGATCGGGCTGCCCCTGTCCATGCTCAAGGCCTCGGCCGACCAGGAGCTGTGGATCATGGAGCTGGGCATCTCGCGGCGGGGCGACATGGAGGAGCTGGCTCCGGTGGCCAGTCCGGACCTGGCGGTCATCACCAACGTGGGCCCCGGCCACCTGGAGGGACTCGGCGACGAGGCGGGCGTGGCGAGCGCCAAGACCGCCCTGCTGCGCTACCTGCGTCAGAACGGCCAAGCCGTGATCTGCCGGGACTATCCCCTGCTCTGGAACGCGGCCCTGGAACTGGTGGACGCGCCCGTGGGCTTCTCGGGCCGCGACGGCGCCGACACCGACTTTTCCGCCGTGTTCCTCGGGTCCACGCCCGACGGGCAGGGCCGTTTCCGGCTGAGAACGCCGGACGGCGACGGCGAGATAACCGCCCCGTTCCGCGGGGCCCACTATGCCGAGAACCTGGCCTGCGTGGCCGCGGCGGCCCACTGCCTGGGGCTGTCCCGCGACGACGTGGTCAAAGGGGTGCAAACCATGGCCACGGACCCGCAGCGCTTCTGCTGCAAGATAGGCAAGGGCGTCACGGTCATCGACGACACCTACAACGCCAACCCCCTGTCCATGGCCCAGTCCGTGCGCACCGCGCGGGAGATGGCCGGGGAGAGCCCCCTTGTCCTGGTCCTCGGCGACATGCGCGAGCTGGGCAAGGAGGCCATGGCGCTCCACGAGGAGCTCGGCCGGGTCCTGCGCGAGGTCGCGCCGGCCATGGTCTTCTACAAGGGCGAGCACTTCCTGGACGTGGAGCGCGGCTTTGGCGGGTACATGCGCGAGGCCGGGAAACCCGAGGAATTTCTCGAGGCGTGGCGCGAGCTGTGCCTCACCGAGGGCGTGGTCCTGGTCAAGGGGTCCCGTTCCCTGAAGATGGAGCTTCTGGCCAACGTTCTGTGCCGGGAGCTGAACGCCCTGCCCCAAGGAGGCGGACTGTGA
- the mraY gene encoding phospho-N-acetylmuramoyl-pentapeptide-transferase — MIYNLLVPLSTDVGVLNVFRYITFRSVWALLTALIISILFGPAMIRWLTRIKCGQYIREDGPKHQAKQGTPTMGGLMILLSVSVSTLLWADLTNIYVWLTLLAFGGFSAIGFADDYIKVVKRRNKGLSAKAKFSLQCLVAATAIALLISEPAYSTRLSVPFFKNFNPDLGWFYLPFALVVMVGASNAVNLTDGLDGLAIGPMVVAMACFAIFIYVSGHATMAEYLQVQNIQGIGEVTVFCGAMVGAGLGFLWFNAHPAQVFMGDVGSLGLGGALGFVAVLAKQELLLAIVGGVFVFETLSVILQVGYFKLTGGKRIFKMAPLHHHFELKGIPESKIIVRFWILSILMALMALSTLKLR; from the coding sequence GTGATCTACAACCTGCTCGTCCCCCTGAGCACGGACGTGGGCGTCCTCAACGTCTTCCGGTACATCACCTTCCGTTCGGTCTGGGCCCTGCTGACCGCGCTGATCATCTCCATCCTGTTCGGCCCGGCCATGATCCGCTGGCTGACCCGGATCAAGTGCGGCCAGTACATCCGCGAGGACGGCCCCAAGCACCAGGCCAAGCAGGGCACCCCGACCATGGGCGGACTCATGATCCTGCTGTCCGTTTCCGTCTCCACCCTGCTGTGGGCCGACCTGACCAACATCTACGTCTGGCTGACCCTGCTGGCCTTCGGCGGGTTCAGCGCCATCGGCTTCGCGGACGACTACATCAAAGTGGTCAAGCGGCGGAACAAGGGACTGTCGGCCAAGGCCAAGTTCTCCCTGCAGTGCCTGGTGGCGGCCACGGCCATCGCCCTGCTCATCAGCGAACCGGCCTACTCCACCCGGCTGTCCGTGCCGTTCTTCAAGAATTTCAACCCGGACCTCGGCTGGTTCTATCTGCCTTTCGCCCTGGTCGTCATGGTCGGGGCGTCCAACGCGGTCAACCTGACCGACGGGCTGGACGGGCTGGCCATCGGGCCCATGGTCGTGGCCATGGCCTGCTTCGCCATCTTCATCTACGTGTCCGGACACGCGACCATGGCCGAATACCTCCAGGTCCAGAACATCCAGGGCATCGGCGAGGTCACGGTCTTCTGCGGGGCCATGGTCGGCGCCGGGCTCGGCTTTCTGTGGTTCAATGCCCACCCGGCCCAGGTCTTCATGGGCGACGTGGGCTCCTTGGGCCTGGGCGGCGCGCTCGGCTTCGTGGCCGTGCTGGCCAAGCAGGAGCTGCTGTTGGCCATCGTCGGCGGCGTGTTCGTCTTCGAAACCCTGTCGGTCATCCTGCAGGTCGGCTACTTCAAGCTCACCGGGGGCAAGCGCATCTTCAAGATGGCCCCCCTGCACCACCATTTCGAACTCAAGGGCATCCCGGAATCCAAGATCATCGTCCGCTTCTGGATCCTGTCCATACTCATGGCCCTGATGGCCCTGTCCACGCTGAAACTGAGGTAG
- the murD gene encoding UDP-N-acetylmuramoyl-L-alanine--D-glutamate ligase has translation MNRIVRNFINEAILTGKRAVVVGTGRSGLAAARLLDVLGAKVRVVDRDETVTGEKLGELAGKVELVTGPHEKAHFADADMVVFSPGVAVRKLAPVLEGIPARNLVAELELASWFIEAPILAVTGSNGKTTTTTLITEILKKAGRRVFTGGNIGVPLCEYLLDMEPAEILVLEVSSFQLQNCRLFKPHVGVFLNFAANHLDYHQDLEEYLDAKLHLFSRMTLDDTALLHESLRPPLNGRTFTGARIEWFGPTSRFAAPHLLGEHNRSNVEAAWQAVKRFGVTEEQAAEAIREFRPLPHRIEPVAEKNGVLYVNDSKATTLDAAEAAVHAFDRPVRILMGGVWKGGDVARFAEGIDGHVASVGLFGGSRDILEPELARHFSVTWDETLEAAVRRQASLAAPGDVILLSPATSSFDQYRNMAERGADFKRAVEGLHG, from the coding sequence GTGAACCGCATCGTCCGCAACTTCATCAACGAGGCCATCCTCACCGGCAAACGGGCCGTGGTCGTCGGCACCGGCAGGTCCGGCCTGGCCGCCGCCCGGCTGCTCGACGTGCTCGGGGCCAAGGTGCGCGTGGTCGACCGCGACGAGACGGTCACCGGGGAGAAGCTCGGCGAGTTGGCGGGCAAGGTGGAACTTGTCACCGGTCCCCACGAGAAGGCGCACTTCGCGGACGCGGACATGGTCGTCTTTTCCCCGGGCGTGGCGGTGCGCAAGCTCGCCCCGGTGCTCGAGGGCATCCCGGCGCGCAACCTGGTGGCCGAGCTGGAGCTGGCCTCCTGGTTCATCGAGGCCCCGATCCTGGCCGTGACCGGGTCCAACGGCAAGACCACGACCACCACGCTGATCACGGAGATCCTGAAAAAGGCGGGCCGCCGGGTCTTCACCGGCGGAAACATCGGCGTTCCCCTGTGCGAATACCTCCTGGACATGGAGCCCGCCGAGATCCTCGTCCTCGAGGTCTCCAGCTTCCAGCTGCAGAACTGCCGCCTGTTCAAGCCGCACGTCGGCGTGTTCCTGAATTTCGCGGCCAACCACCTGGACTACCACCAGGACCTGGAAGAGTACCTGGACGCCAAGCTGCACCTGTTCAGCCGCATGACCCTGGACGACACCGCCCTGCTGCACGAATCCCTGCGCCCGCCGCTCAACGGCCGGACCTTCACCGGCGCGCGCATCGAGTGGTTCGGGCCGACCTCCCGGTTCGCGGCCCCGCACCTGCTGGGCGAACACAACCGCTCCAACGTGGAGGCCGCCTGGCAGGCCGTGAAGCGGTTCGGGGTAACCGAGGAACAGGCCGCCGAGGCCATCCGCGAATTCCGCCCCCTGCCCCACCGCATCGAGCCCGTGGCCGAGAAGAACGGCGTGCTCTACGTCAACGACTCCAAGGCCACTACCCTGGACGCCGCCGAGGCCGCGGTACACGCCTTCGACCGCCCGGTGCGCATTCTCATGGGCGGCGTGTGGAAGGGCGGCGACGTGGCCCGGTTCGCCGAGGGCATCGACGGCCACGTGGCCTCGGTCGGGCTGTTCGGCGGCTCGCGCGACATCCTGGAGCCGGAACTGGCCAGACATTTCTCCGTGACCTGGGACGAGACCCTGGAGGCGGCCGTCCGGCGGCAGGCGTCCCTGGCCGCGCCGGGCGACGTGATCCTGCTCTCCCCGGCCACGTCGAGCTTCGACCAGTACCGGAACATGGCCGAACGCGGCGCGGACTTCAAACGCGCGGTGGAGGGGCTCCATGGCTAG
- the ftsW gene encoding putative lipid II flippase FtsW, with protein sequence MASSLNAKTGGEKGRMDYWLLTATLMLAGFGLIMVLSSSGIMAERTYGDTYYFFKRQLMFTGAGLAAMFFLTRIPLKAVYSLTYVWVGLAIVLLALCASPLGASINGASRWIRVGPVNVQPLEYAKVALVLYLAYFFARKQDLVRTFSVGFLPPFFVTGFLCGLLLLQPDFGGAVVMCGLLFFMCLVGGTRFSYLFISLLFAGGAGWMLISSSPYRFKRWTAFLDPFASAQNEGYQLVQSLYAFGSGKIFGTGIGAGQRKLFFLPEAHNDFIMAVVGEELGFVGMSLFFLLVGLFLYRAFRVAMRLEDLQDRFTAFGTTCILALGMVLNLAVVLGTVPPKGVAMPFISYGGSSLTVSFICAGILLNLSRRVKA encoded by the coding sequence ATGGCTAGCTCCCTGAACGCCAAGACGGGCGGCGAAAAGGGCCGCATGGACTACTGGCTGCTGACCGCCACGTTGATGCTGGCCGGATTCGGCCTGATCATGGTCCTGTCCTCGTCGGGCATCATGGCCGAGCGCACCTACGGCGACACCTACTATTTCTTCAAGCGTCAGCTGATGTTCACGGGCGCGGGCCTCGCGGCCATGTTCTTTCTGACCCGGATTCCGCTCAAGGCCGTCTATTCCCTGACCTACGTATGGGTCGGCCTGGCCATCGTCCTGCTCGCCCTGTGCGCCAGCCCGCTCGGAGCCAGCATCAACGGGGCCAGCCGCTGGATACGCGTGGGCCCGGTCAACGTCCAGCCCCTGGAATACGCCAAGGTGGCCCTGGTCCTGTATCTGGCCTACTTCTTCGCCCGCAAGCAGGACCTGGTCCGGACCTTTTCCGTGGGCTTCCTGCCGCCGTTCTTCGTGACCGGCTTTCTGTGCGGCCTGCTCCTGCTCCAGCCGGACTTCGGCGGGGCCGTGGTCATGTGCGGCCTGCTCTTCTTCATGTGCCTGGTGGGCGGCACCCGGTTCAGCTACCTGTTCATCTCGCTGCTCTTCGCGGGCGGCGCGGGCTGGATGCTCATCTCGTCCTCGCCTTACCGCTTCAAACGCTGGACCGCCTTCCTCGACCCCTTCGCATCGGCCCAGAACGAGGGCTACCAGCTGGTCCAGTCCCTGTACGCCTTCGGCTCGGGCAAGATCTTCGGCACCGGCATCGGCGCGGGCCAGCGCAAGCTCTTCTTCCTGCCCGAGGCGCACAACGACTTCATCATGGCCGTGGTCGGCGAGGAGCTCGGCTTCGTGGGCATGTCCCTGTTCTTCCTCCTGGTCGGCCTGTTCCTGTACCGGGCCTTCCGCGTGGCCATGCGGTTGGAGGACCTCCAGGACCGGTTCACGGCCTTCGGCACCACCTGCATCCTGGCGCTGGGCATGGTCCTGAACCTGGCCGTGGTGCTGGGCACCGTGCCGCCCAAGGGCGTGGCCATGCCGTTCATCTCCTACGGCGGATCGTCGCTTACCGTGTCCTTCATCTGCGCGGGCATCCTGCTCAACCTCTCCCGGAGGGTGAAGGCATGA
- the murG gene encoding undecaprenyldiphospho-muramoylpentapeptide beta-N-acetylglucosaminyltransferase has product MNRVVLTTGGTCGHIFPALAVATALREYNRGVRILFMGGPGVEGELARKHGLEFLELPASGVMGRGVTGVLSGLGWLGTGIPKALYEVWRFKPEAVIGFGGYAGFCPVLAARILGIPTAVHEQNSVPGVTNKVLGRMVKRIFLSFPDAMGVFLPDKTFLTGNPVRPEIFKAGERRRGRIPGKRLFVFGGSQGARPINDAVIEALPRLMEAGVEIVHQAGKIDFSRVRAAYKAAGADPAQVREFIDDMDAEYAACDLVVCRSGASTVFEIAAAGAPAVFVPFPQATHDHQTMNARAMSDLGAAVLLPQRDLSGTVLADRVLELLADRERLESMETAARGMARQYAARDIVAGLAAMSGQEL; this is encoded by the coding sequence CTGAACCGCGTCGTACTGACCACCGGCGGCACCTGCGGCCACATCTTCCCGGCCCTGGCCGTGGCAACGGCCCTGCGCGAGTACAACAGGGGCGTGCGCATCCTGTTCATGGGCGGCCCCGGCGTGGAGGGCGAACTGGCCCGCAAGCACGGCCTGGAGTTTCTGGAGCTGCCCGCCAGCGGCGTCATGGGCAGGGGCGTCACCGGCGTCCTGTCCGGCCTGGGCTGGCTCGGCACGGGCATCCCCAAGGCCTTGTACGAAGTCTGGCGCTTCAAGCCCGAGGCGGTCATCGGCTTCGGCGGGTACGCGGGCTTCTGCCCGGTGCTGGCCGCGCGCATCCTCGGCATCCCCACGGCCGTGCACGAGCAGAACTCCGTGCCCGGCGTGACCAACAAGGTGCTCGGCAGGATGGTCAAACGGATTTTCCTGAGCTTCCCGGACGCCATGGGCGTGTTCCTCCCGGACAAGACCTTTTTGACCGGCAACCCGGTGCGGCCCGAGATATTCAAGGCGGGCGAGCGACGGCGCGGCCGGATTCCCGGCAAACGGCTGTTCGTCTTCGGCGGCAGCCAGGGAGCACGGCCCATCAACGACGCGGTCATCGAGGCCCTGCCCAGGCTCATGGAGGCCGGGGTGGAGATCGTCCACCAGGCGGGCAAAATCGACTTTTCGCGCGTGCGCGCAGCCTACAAGGCGGCGGGCGCGGACCCGGCCCAGGTGAGGGAATTCATCGACGACATGGACGCCGAATACGCGGCCTGCGACCTGGTGGTCTGCCGGTCCGGGGCGTCCACGGTCTTCGAAATCGCGGCGGCCGGGGCCCCGGCCGTGTTCGTGCCCTTCCCCCAGGCCACCCACGATCATCAGACAATGAACGCGCGCGCCATGTCGGACCTCGGCGCGGCCGTGCTGCTGCCCCAACGGGACCTGAGCGGCACGGTCCTGGCCGACCGCGTGCTCGAACTGCTCGCCGACCGCGAGCGGCTTGAATCAATGGAAACAGCGGCCAGGGGCATGGCCAGGCAATACGCGGCGCGGGACATCGTGGCCGGGTTGGCCGCCATGTCCGGGCAGGAGTTATAA
- the murC gene encoding UDP-N-acetylmuramate--L-alanine ligase, with protein sequence MRARVNNIHMVGIGGSGMNGIAEVLINMGFNITGSDLSASAAVRRLEKLGATVFIGHGADNVGEADVLIKSTAIPDKNPELVEARERGIPIIPRAEMLAELMRLRTGIAVAGTHGKTTTTSLLATIFTEAGLDPTVIIGGKLNTYGANARLGEGDYLIAEADESDGSFLRLAPIITVVTNIDKDHMDFYDNQDAIDLSFMRFMNSTPFYGMNVVCGDDEGVQRLLPLIKRPYLTYGLGKNNKLRGEIVSSHLRSLFKVWLDGEEWGEVTVAQPGTHNVLNALACIGVALEVGLEKDEIIKGLGNFGGVGRRFERKGEKKGVIVVDDYGHHPAEIMANLKTAKECYPDRRLVVAFQPHRFSRTQALFGEFCKAFTDADVLLLTEIYPASESPIPGVSGLSLAQGIKQVSETKVQFFPDFESLEKRLKDTLRPGDLFMTQGAGSIWKIGENWLEQDDESQNGPEDGNGDEEL encoded by the coding sequence ATGCGGGCCAGGGTGAACAATATCCACATGGTCGGCATCGGCGGCTCGGGCATGAACGGCATCGCCGAGGTGCTCATCAACATGGGCTTCAACATCACCGGCTCGGACCTGTCCGCGTCGGCCGCGGTGCGTAGGCTGGAAAAGCTCGGGGCCACGGTCTTCATCGGCCACGGGGCCGACAACGTGGGCGAGGCCGACGTGCTCATCAAGTCCACGGCCATCCCGGACAAAAACCCGGAACTGGTTGAGGCGAGAGAACGCGGCATCCCGATCATCCCGCGCGCCGAGATGCTGGCCGAGCTCATGCGTCTGCGCACGGGCATCGCCGTGGCCGGGACCCACGGCAAGACGACCACCACGTCGCTTTTGGCGACCATCTTCACCGAGGCGGGCCTGGACCCGACCGTGATCATCGGCGGCAAGCTGAACACCTACGGGGCCAATGCGCGGCTCGGAGAAGGCGACTACCTCATCGCCGAGGCCGACGAGTCGGACGGCTCGTTCCTGCGGCTCGCGCCGATCATCACCGTGGTCACGAACATCGACAAGGACCACATGGATTTCTACGACAACCAGGACGCCATCGACCTGTCGTTCATGCGCTTCATGAACTCCACCCCGTTCTACGGCATGAACGTGGTCTGCGGCGACGACGAGGGCGTGCAGCGGCTGCTCCCGCTGATCAAGCGGCCCTACCTGACCTACGGCCTGGGCAAGAACAACAAGCTGCGCGGCGAGATCGTCAGCTCCCACCTGCGCTCCCTGTTCAAGGTCTGGCTGGACGGCGAGGAGTGGGGCGAGGTCACCGTGGCCCAGCCCGGCACGCACAACGTGCTCAACGCCCTGGCCTGCATCGGCGTGGCCCTGGAGGTCGGCCTGGAAAAGGACGAGATCATCAAGGGGCTGGGCAATTTCGGCGGCGTGGGCCGGCGTTTCGAACGCAAGGGCGAGAAAAAGGGCGTCATCGTGGTCGACGACTACGGCCACCACCCGGCCGAGATCATGGCCAACCTGAAGACCGCCAAGGAGTGCTACCCGGACCGGCGTCTGGTGGTCGCCTTCCAGCCCCACCGCTTCTCGCGCACCCAGGCGTTGTTCGGCGAGTTCTGCAAGGCGTTCACCGACGCCGACGTCCTCCTGCTGACCGAGATCTATCCGGCTTCGGAATCGCCTATCCCGGGCGTGTCCGGCCTCTCCCTGGCCCAGGGCATCAAGCAGGTCTCCGAGACCAAGGTGCAGTTCTTCCCGGACTTCGAGTCCCTGGAAAAACGGCTCAAGGACACCCTCAGGCCCGGCGACCTGTTCATGACCCAGGGCGCGGGCTCCATCTGGAAGATCGGCGAGAACTGGCTCGAACAGGACGACGAATCGCAAAACGGCCCCGAAGACGGCAACGGAGACGAGGAGCTGTAG
- the murB gene encoding UDP-N-acetylmuramate dehydrogenase, translating into MPLELTANPLLRERTTLRLGGPAVVEAVVREAADLDELSAFLTRETLPPFVLGAGSNLLAGDGPLELALVRVADCPGPERVERDGEAIIVRCGAGLRLPGLLGWAQRAGFSGLEGMTGIPGTVGGAVAMNAGSYGVEIGDLVTRVRIWSPTGGLAWLDRGQCVFDYRHFTPAGTPGKCLIWEVELSLRESDPKGVRRAMRDVYEKKKANQPVTARTAGCVFKNPPADSAGRLLDKAGLKGVRLGHMAFSDKHANFLVNLGGGKAADALELMDMGRRRVLEQFGITLEPEVIVL; encoded by the coding sequence ATGCCGCTTGAATTGACCGCCAATCCCCTGCTTCGCGAGCGCACCACCCTGCGCCTCGGCGGCCCCGCCGTGGTCGAGGCGGTCGTGCGCGAGGCGGCCGACCTGGACGAACTCTCGGCCTTCCTGACCAGAGAGACCCTGCCGCCGTTCGTCCTGGGCGCGGGCAGCAACCTGCTGGCCGGGGACGGTCCCCTGGAGCTGGCCCTGGTCCGCGTGGCCGACTGTCCCGGCCCGGAACGCGTGGAGCGCGACGGGGAGGCGATCATCGTCCGCTGCGGCGCGGGGCTCAGGCTGCCCGGCCTGCTCGGCTGGGCGCAGAGGGCGGGCTTCTCCGGCCTGGAGGGCATGACCGGCATCCCCGGCACCGTGGGCGGGGCCGTGGCCATGAACGCGGGCTCCTACGGCGTGGAGATCGGCGACCTGGTCACCCGGGTGCGCATCTGGTCCCCGACCGGCGGCCTCGCCTGGCTGGACCGCGGCCAGTGCGTCTTCGACTACCGCCATTTCACCCCGGCCGGGACGCCGGGCAAGTGCCTGATCTGGGAGGTGGAATTGTCCCTGCGGGAATCCGACCCCAAAGGGGTGCGCCGGGCCATGCGCGACGTCTACGAAAAAAAGAAGGCCAACCAGCCGGTCACGGCCCGGACGGCGGGCTGCGTGTTCAAGAACCCGCCGGCCGACAGCGCGGGCAGGCTGCTGGACAAGGCTGGCCTCAAGGGCGTGCGCCTGGGGCACATGGCCTTCTCGGACAAGCACGCGAATTTTCTCGTCAACCTGGGCGGCGGCAAGGCCGCCGACGCGCTCGAGCTCATGGACATGGGCCGGCGGCGGGTCCTGGAGCAATTCGGCATAACTCTCGAACCGGAGGTCATCGTACTGTGA
- a CDS encoding cell division protein FtsQ/DivIB has product MSTLTMGKQSRLNIGGKRTARGNTRKRRKTANPLLAADRSTRRLAGAGRFMVRLVMFSLALSIVAVLGVGLLYGYRYITAHPYFDLKDIRVAGNDRLSYETILKTAKVDLGLNCLDMNVGEVKNRLDANPWIDSVTVRRELPNRLLIDVREKVPAFWVRQGDGLYFADARGRVIAPMHPGEQASLPILSVAEDLPDGPEVLAGILKKMADQQTPFTQSQTAWIKLTSAHELEIYLDGAAGGKGLTVKLSMDRWEVQLERLKVVWRDLMRRNEFDAASIIAASGDKIWIQKRNDPAAG; this is encoded by the coding sequence GTGAGCACCCTGACCATGGGCAAACAGAGCCGCCTGAACATCGGCGGCAAGCGCACCGCCCGCGGCAACACCCGCAAGCGCAGAAAAACCGCCAATCCGCTGCTGGCCGCCGACAGGTCCACGCGCAGGCTGGCCGGTGCGGGCCGGTTCATGGTCCGCCTGGTCATGTTCAGCCTGGCCCTGTCCATCGTGGCCGTGCTCGGCGTGGGGCTGCTCTACGGATACCGCTACATCACCGCGCACCCCTATTTCGACCTCAAGGACATCCGCGTGGCCGGTAACGACCGGCTGAGCTACGAGACCATCCTCAAGACCGCCAAGGTGGACCTCGGCCTGAACTGCCTGGACATGAACGTGGGCGAGGTCAAGAACCGGCTGGACGCCAACCCGTGGATCGACTCCGTGACCGTGCGCCGCGAGCTGCCCAACCGGCTGCTGATCGACGTGCGCGAGAAGGTCCCGGCCTTCTGGGTGCGCCAGGGCGACGGATTGTATTTCGCGGACGCGCGCGGCCGGGTCATCGCGCCCATGCATCCTGGCGAGCAGGCTTCCCTGCCCATCCTGAGCGTGGCCGAGGACCTGCCCGACGGGCCCGAGGTACTGGCCGGCATCCTCAAGAAGATGGCCGACCAGCAGACCCCCTTCACCCAGTCCCAGACCGCCTGGATCAAGCTGACCAGCGCCCACGAGCTCGAAATCTACCTGGACGGCGCGGCGGGCGGCAAGGGGCTGACCGTGAAGCTGTCCATGGACCGCTGGGAGGTCCAGCTGGAACGGCTCAAGGTGGTCTGGCGCGACCTCATGCGGCGCAACGAATTCGACGCGGCCTCGATCATCGCGGCCAGCGGCGACAAGATATGGATACAGAAGCGCAACGACCCGGCAGCGGGTTAG
- the ftsA gene encoding cell division protein FtsA, with amino-acid sequence MARNDLIVGLDVGTTKICTVVGEATDNGVDIIGIGTAPSTGLRRGVVVNIEKTVQCIKKSLEDAELMAGCDIRTVYAGIAGSHIQGFNSHGVIAVKGGEVTQRDVDRVIEAAKAIAIPMDREVLHTLPQEFIVDDQRGIADPLGMAGVRLEVKVHIVTGAVTSAQNIIRSCNRSGLDVSNIVLESLASSKAVLSAEEREIGVALVDIGGGTTDIAVFSKDSIKHTSVLALGGHNLTNDIAYGLRTPMMSAEKIKMDYGCAMADLVTSEEIIEVPSVGGRESRKMSKRVLAEICEPRCEEILALVDQELIKSGFKNMIAAGVVLTGGTVLIDGMQELAEQIFDLPVRIGFPAEGIGGLAEEVRSPKYATAVGLLLHGAEEEGLHNKVRPFKIRDDSGFDRIVGRMKKWFSDIA; translated from the coding sequence ATGGCAAGAAACGATCTCATAGTGGGCCTGGACGTGGGCACCACCAAGATATGCACCGTGGTCGGCGAGGCCACGGACAACGGCGTCGACATCATCGGCATCGGCACCGCCCCTTCCACCGGGCTGCGCCGGGGGGTGGTCGTCAACATCGAGAAGACCGTCCAGTGCATCAAGAAATCGCTGGAGGACGCCGAACTCATGGCCGGTTGCGACATCCGCACCGTGTACGCGGGCATCGCGGGCAGCCACATCCAGGGCTTCAACTCCCACGGCGTCATCGCGGTCAAGGGCGGCGAAGTGACCCAGCGCGACGTGGACCGGGTCATCGAGGCCGCCAAGGCCATCGCCATCCCCATGGACCGCGAGGTGCTGCACACCCTGCCCCAGGAATTCATCGTCGACGACCAGCGCGGCATCGCCGATCCGCTGGGCATGGCCGGGGTCCGCCTGGAAGTGAAGGTCCACATCGTCACCGGCGCGGTGACCTCGGCCCAGAACATCATCCGCTCCTGCAACCGGTCAGGCCTGGACGTGTCCAACATCGTCCTGGAGTCCCTGGCCTCATCCAAGGCCGTGCTTTCGGCCGAGGAGCGCGAGATCGGCGTGGCCCTGGTGGACATCGGCGGCGGGACCACGGATATCGCGGTCTTTTCCAAGGACTCCATCAAGCACACCAGCGTGCTGGCCCTGGGCGGCCACAACCTGACCAACGACATCGCCTACGGGCTGCGCACGCCGATGATGTCCGCCGAGAAGATCAAGATGGACTACGGCTGCGCCATGGCCGACCTGGTCACCAGCGAGGAGATCATCGAGGTCCCGAGCGTGGGCGGGCGCGAGTCGCGCAAGATGAGCAAGCGCGTCCTGGCCGAGATCTGCGAGCCCAGGTGCGAGGAGATCCTCGCCCTGGTGGACCAGGAGCTGATCAAGTCCGGGTTCAAGAACATGATCGCCGCGGGCGTTGTCCTGACCGGCGGCACCGTGCTCATTGACGGCATGCAGGAGCTGGCCGAACAGATTTTCGACCTGCCGGTGCGCATCGGCTTTCCGGCCGAGGGCATCGGCGGCCTGGCCGAGGAGGTCAGAAGCCCCAAGTACGCCACGGCCGTGGGGCTGCTGCTCCACGGGGCCGAGGAGGAAGGACTCCACAACAAGGTCCGGCCCTTCAAGATCCGCGACGACTCCGGTTTCGACCGCATCGTCGGCAGGATGAAGAAGTGGTTCTCGGACATCGCATAA